ttctttcATAATTGTGTATTTTTACACTCCTAACGTCTCTAACTTCACTATGTGGCATGCCaagaattcttaaaaaaattaaaattttctaaaattgtaaaaagttagaattttcaaaagttaactaaaaatgaaaaaatataaaaattattaaaatctttaaagatgatagaaaattattttaaaaataaaattttagaaatttcaaaatttataaaaaatattaaagataatataaaattacaaaaatttaaaaattggaaaaaaagtataaaaatttaaaatttaaaaaatatttaaaatataaattatcaaaaaattatataaaattatgaaaaagagTTTGAATGGTTTGCTAACATGCCACATAAAGAGTAGACCGTGAGAAAAAGAACTAGAATTGAGGTCGAAGGGGAGAGGTTCAGGTTCCCTAGTGACAGCACCATGTTCCCACGCAACACTGATGCTTATAGTGATGATATCTACAAGTTGATCAATCTCAAAGATGgatctataaaatatataatttgttatattttcataattttctattactttttaatactttttataaatttttttcactttgttataatttttcaaattaaataaaaacatgtgcaaatttttttaaatatttttttataatttgacatGGGCCACACACAAAAGCCCGTGACCAAGGTGCGCACTAATGACTCAAGCTGCTTTTATAGATGATTTGGGGTCATTTTGACCCACCAGGACTGGCTCTATAGTTGGAAGATTCAAGTCCCATCTACTTGAAGCTTGATGAAATTGTAAGCACTCCAATAACTTGTATTTTACTAGGGTAGCCTTGTAAGATCGTTTAGAGTTTAAATTCTTTAGGACTCTATCTTGTAAATAGCTTTCAATGTAAGTTGTTgatgtaatttaatttgtacTGTTGGAAGTAGGGGTGCTCAACTATATATAGAGCCCTTCCTCACCACATTTCTAATCTTTTAATCTTGAATTCATAATTCATTAATCAAATTGAGAACATTTACTCACATAGCTTTCTCGAGCCTTTTGTCTTTTCTGCTTGTTTCTCTTAGTTTCTTTTTAGCATTAGTGTCTTAGAGACTTCTTTTTTTTGATGGTTCAGGATGACTTAGGTAAATTTGAAGCAAATCCACTGCTTAAAGCTACGTGGTTTGCTAGGCTAACCTCCAAGCTCATGACACTAGCATGTGTCATTACATTCCTATTTTGTATTGTGAagctaaattgttgaaaattggTTCCAAGTTCTGATACATACAGGGGCGaagccaaaataattttttaagggggccgaatgaaattttaattttttagtctaaatctttataatttttaaagaattaaatcaaatttttataattttaggggggctaaagtgcaattttaacattattaatttaaaattttaaaaaaaatttagaggacctaaatgataatttttcattttagggggctGGGGCCATGCCAGCCCCCCTTGAATCGCCTCTAGATACATAGGACCTATGTATTGGCACCTGACTTACTCCTTCTGTGTTTTGAGCCCTAATTGTTACTTCAAGGGCCGTTTGATACTCGATTTTCATATGTGTTGACTTGTAAACATCcaaatattcatatatcatGTTTTGAACTCAATAAAATATGTGTTGTTAAATGTTCGTTTTATTTGAATCATTTCAATGACAAATATGACATTTTATATTCGATCGATTTTTAGATCGAGTGTAGGGTGTTACAACAAGTTTTGTTCTTTTACCGTTggattcaatttatttttatggtgtTATGTGAGGAAAATGCTTTAATGGATGATGGTTTTATATTTTGCTTTGTGGTTCACTTGAGATGGATGTGTTGTGGGGTTTGATGAGTTGTTTCCTTGGAATTCTTTTGATGTGGCTTGTGGTTTCAAATTTCAGATCCTTATTTTACAGGAGtgatgtttatattttgatccCAACTTGTAttgtttgatgatgatgatgtgaATTGTTGGATTTGTCAATGGTAAAGGGTGTATTGACTAtgatttttgaaggaaatttggCATGCCTTAATTGTGTGCTTTGTGGTATTTCGAAATATTGTTAATTTGTGTAGGATGAAGTTTGGTGTTTCTCCTATGAAATTTTACCCATTCTTTGGTTAAAGTAGATATGGTTCCTCAAGCTAGTTCTAGcaaaaaaatgtttataaatgtAGCAAACTTTAAATTTGTGTGTCTTACAAATTACAGTTTTTGAAGGAATGGACGAGGTTAAATTGCCTAAAACAAGACATGAGGGAAATAGAGGAACATTTGTAGTTGCACCTAAATACCAGGAGAAAAAGTCTAAATCTAGCCTTATGTTTTTTGTTTCTCCTTTTAACATTCCTTCCCATTTTGGTTTTTTGGTATTGTaggattttttgttttttctctttcGAGGAGGCATTGGCTAGGTGGTCGCAACGGCAGTGCTGGTGGTGGTGGCAGCAACTTATATTTCCGTCATCCATCAAAAAGTTTATATAGCATTGCCGTCAGACCTAACCACACAAAGTCATTTCACATTCCAATGGCTCCTCGCTTGTCACCGGACGACAATCTACCTGCCAACTCCACTGCGGTGGCCATCGACAAAGACAAGAACAGCCCACATGCTGTTCGTTGGGCTATCGACCATCTCGTCATCTCCAATCCTATCATCGTATTGATCCATGTTAGGCATAGAAACCGTAGGTACCCTTTCACTCGTTTTTCTTATATTATCCATCTTCGTTGCCTCTCTTTTTTGTTTGATGAAAAGCGACAATGAAGTAACACGAATATACCCCAATAATGATTTTTGACCCATgcattactttttctttttctttttttatcattttcatgcAGAAGGTGAACCCGAATCTGATCACGACATAAACCAGCTTTTCGTTCCATTTCGTGGCTACTGCGCACGCAAAGGGGTAAGCATTTCTCAAGAACAATGATAAGGTTATCCATACCGATAACCTTGCCatttttgttgatgtgttttgatgtacgatttctgttttttcaatccacatatatttatattctaatttgtagttattaaaaaattatatctattatatagatgcaaatatattttaaatatatatatgactatgttcatatgtaaatataaattttaaaagtataggCTGGTACATGCTAATAGTAGTTGAAATAGGCTGAAACTTTAGAATAGTAACGATATGTATCAAGTAGTACGGTATCAACTACCAACTATCATGATTTGTTCACAAAATTGTAGCTACTTATCATGTAATTTTCATTGACAAGTTTAGATTCAAGCGAGAGAGGTTGTCCTCGAGGATGTTGATATCTCTAAAGCACTTATAGACTACGTTAGTAGAAACTTGATTAACAGCATAGTCCTTGGCGCAGCAACCAGGGGTGCCATATCAAGGTTCATTAATATATCTTACTTCCTGTTTGAAGTTTCTGGGTTTTCTCTATATTGTGTTTCTAATAATAAATGTTCAGTTACTTGTCTTATAGAAAGTTCAAAAGTGACATTCCAACCACCTTGATCAAAACTGCACCAGATTTTTGTTCTGTGTATGTGATTTCCAAAGGTAAGATATTGACAGTGCGAACAGCGCAACGACCTGTGTCGAATACCGCTGCCCCGCCAAAGGCACCGGTAGGAATGCCACCGCAAATACCGTCGGATCAAAGTGAAGATGATGGATACAGGTGGGAAAGTCGGTTACATTGTTggaatttgattgaaatagtgCTGGAAAAATGTGACAAACAATCAAAACCTTCAACTTGGTTGGTAAAGTTAGAAATGGTTGTGTCTTGTTAGTACTAGTATAATGTTGACATTGTATGTTTTACTTGTATCAGAGGACAATATACAAGAGGTGTACCAGGAAATGCAGGATCAGAGAGATTGTCCTTTGATAATTCCTCAAGAGCACCTATACGCGATAGACATAGAAGCTCTCCAGGAAATATGTCATTGGACATTGATGTAGGTCGAGGACCGTCGTCATCTAGACAAGATTCTTTGTCTAGTGACATAGATTTTCCAGCAAAAATTTCCCTTGGCTCTGTTGATATTTCTGgccaaaatttagatttttcaaGTAGCAATTCTGAGTCATCTTCACAAAGTGCGGTAAGGCCTTTGGTATTTCAGCCATTGTGTTGTGTTTACTGTAAAGCATTGTTGGCTTAATGACAGAACTGCTAATATTCATTATATGGTATGACCTTGAATTATAGCGAGATATAGAAGATGAAATGAGAAGGTTAAAGCTTGAACTTAAACAAACCATGGATATGTATAGCTCAGCTTGCAAAGAAGCTCTTACAGCCAAGAAAACGGTAATCTCTTACCATCATGTTCTCAacctttttaagtttttgcctGTTAAATCAACCATATCTTCCAAGAAAATTCTGAAATTACAGGTCTTAATATAACAGATCTTTGACTTTGTTCATGACCATGATTGAAAGTTGAAAATATCTGTACATATTGGGCCACATGAGATGGTTCAAGGAATAAAtgataagaaaagaaagaattaaccaaaaataaagttattGCATATAAAAGGTACAAAATGGCTATTGTATATCTAAGGGATGAAAGATGTCTTTTGAAGTTAAAGTACAATTTTCGGATTGTCCTGGTGTTACatgtaaaattattcaaaacacCCTTTAAAATCAAAGTTGCACAGGAAGTTATCAtaccagtttttttttttattaatgtctAAAAGGTATCAAGAACATCAATTTGAGAACATAATTGACTTTTCTGAGTTCAGGCTAATGAGCTTCATCAGTGGAAGATGGAAGAGTCTCGCAGGTTTGAGGAAGCCAGGCAAGCTGGAGAAGCAGCTCTTGCCATGGCAGAGATGGAGAAGGCTAAGTGCCGAGCTGCCATTGAAGCAGCCGAGGCAGCACAGAAGCTAGCGGAAATGGAAGCATATAGAAGAAGGCAAGCAGAGTCTAAAGCTAAGAAAGAGTCGGATGAGAAGAATCGAGCTTTGAATGCCTTGGCAACTAACGATGTCCGATATAGAAAATATTCCATAGTAGAAATTGAAGAAGCTACTGAAAATTTCTCAGCATCAAACAAGATTGGAGAAGGAGGTTATGGGCCTGTTTATAAAGGCAAACTTGATCACACTCCAGTTGccatcaaaattttaagaccAGATGCTGCTCAAG
This genomic stretch from Gossypium raimondii isolate GPD5lz chromosome 6, ASM2569854v1, whole genome shotgun sequence harbors:
- the LOC105773113 gene encoding U-box domain-containing protein 52 isoform X1, whose protein sequence is MAPRLSPDDNLPANSTAVAIDKDKNSPHAVRWAIDHLVISNPIIVLIHVRHRNQGEPESDHDINQLFVPFRGYCARKGIQAREVVLEDVDISKALIDYVSRNLINSIVLGAATRGAISSYLSYRKFKSDIPTTLIKTAPDFCSVYVISKGKILTVRTAQRPVSNTAAPPKAPVGMPPQIPSDQSEDDGYRGQYTRGVPGNAGSERLSFDNSSRAPIRDRHRSSPGNMSLDIDVGRGPSSSRQDSLSSDIDFPAKISLGSVDISGQNLDFSSSNSESSSQSARDIEDEMRRLKLELKQTMDMYSSACKEALTAKKTANELHQWKMEESRRFEEARQAGEAALAMAEMEKAKCRAAIEAAEAAQKLAEMEAYRRRQAESKAKKESDEKNRALNALATNDVRYRKYSIVEIEEATENFSASNKIGEGGYGPVYKGKLDHTPVAIKILRPDAAQGKKQFQQEVEVLCSIRHPHMVLLLGACPEYGCLVYEYMHNGSLEDRLFRKGNTHPLSWRRRFKIAAEIATALLFLHQAKPEPLVHRDLKPANILLDRNYVSKISDVGLARLVPPSVADSVTQYHMTSAAGTFCYIDPEYQQTGMLTTKSDIYSLGIMLLQIITAKPPMGLAHHVGRAIEKGTLADLLDPAVPNWPMEEALSFAQLALQCAELRKRDRPDLATVILPELNRLRDLGYNNNGSSSSGYSQGHGGSDQSQGFNTSGCSRGHSGSDGLRSPFSRSRVSSSSSQESLSKSANSELGSMLNLKLDRAE
- the LOC105773113 gene encoding U-box domain-containing protein 52 isoform X2, translated to MLGIETVEGEPESDHDINQLFVPFRGYCARKGIQAREVVLEDVDISKALIDYVSRNLINSIVLGAATRGAISSYLSYRKFKSDIPTTLIKTAPDFCSVYVISKGKILTVRTAQRPVSNTAAPPKAPVGMPPQIPSDQSEDDGYRGQYTRGVPGNAGSERLSFDNSSRAPIRDRHRSSPGNMSLDIDVGRGPSSSRQDSLSSDIDFPAKISLGSVDISGQNLDFSSSNSESSSQSARDIEDEMRRLKLELKQTMDMYSSACKEALTAKKTANELHQWKMEESRRFEEARQAGEAALAMAEMEKAKCRAAIEAAEAAQKLAEMEAYRRRQAESKAKKESDEKNRALNALATNDVRYRKYSIVEIEEATENFSASNKIGEGGYGPVYKGKLDHTPVAIKILRPDAAQGKKQFQQEVEVLCSIRHPHMVLLLGACPEYGCLVYEYMHNGSLEDRLFRKGNTHPLSWRRRFKIAAEIATALLFLHQAKPEPLVHRDLKPANILLDRNYVSKISDVGLARLVPPSVADSVTQYHMTSAAGTFCYIDPEYQQTGMLTTKSDIYSLGIMLLQIITAKPPMGLAHHVGRAIEKGTLADLLDPAVPNWPMEEALSFAQLALQCAELRKRDRPDLATVILPELNRLRDLGYNNNGSSSSGYSQGHGGSDQSQGFNTSGCSRGHSGSDGLRSPFSRSRVSSSSSQESLSKSANSELGSMLNLKLDRAE